One Verrucomicrobiia bacterium genomic region harbors:
- the ahcY gene encoding adenosylhomocysteinase, whose translation MKQDYKVKDITQAEFGRKEITIAESEMPGLMALREEYKGKFPLKGAKIAGCLHMTIQTAVLIETLVELGAEVRWSSCNIFSTQDHAAAAIAARGIPVFAWKGMNAEEFDWCIEQTLRWPDGSQLNMILDDGGDLTNMVHDKYHELLAEIHGLSEETTTGVHRLAHRVKNGTLKVPAINVNDSCTKSKFDNLYGCRESFVDAVKRATDVMFAGKVVIVCGYGDVGKGCAKAAIGLGARVEITEIDPINALQAAMEGYKVVTMEDASVYGDIFVTTTGNIDVITREHMDKMKTQAIVCNIGHFDSEVQVGSLYSDKKLKRIEVKPQVDQFVWPNGKVITVLAEGRLVNLGCATGHPSFVMSASFTNQVMAQIELWSERNSGKYKNELYILPKELDEKVARLHLGKLGVKLTKLTPKQAEYLGIKVEGPYKPEHYRY comes from the coding sequence ATGAAACAAGATTATAAAGTTAAAGATATTACTCAGGCCGAGTTTGGTCGTAAAGAAATCACAATTGCAGAATCGGAAATGCCCGGTCTCATGGCGCTTCGCGAAGAGTATAAGGGCAAGTTTCCATTGAAAGGCGCAAAAATTGCGGGTTGTTTGCATATGACCATTCAAACCGCAGTTTTGATTGAGACATTGGTGGAGTTGGGCGCGGAAGTGCGTTGGAGCTCGTGCAATATTTTTTCGACTCAAGATCATGCGGCGGCTGCCATTGCAGCGCGAGGCATTCCTGTGTTTGCTTGGAAGGGAATGAATGCTGAAGAGTTTGATTGGTGTATTGAGCAGACGTTGCGTTGGCCTGATGGTTCGCAGCTCAACATGATTTTGGATGATGGCGGCGATTTAACCAACATGGTCCATGATAAATATCATGAGCTTCTGGCCGAAATTCATGGCCTTTCTGAAGAAACGACAACTGGCGTGCATCGTTTGGCGCATCGCGTCAAAAATGGGACGTTGAAAGTGCCGGCGATTAATGTGAACGATTCTTGCACAAAAAGTAAATTTGATAATCTTTACGGTTGCCGTGAATCATTCGTGGATGCGGTGAAACGCGCGACGGATGTGATGTTTGCAGGTAAAGTCGTGATTGTTTGCGGTTATGGTGACGTGGGCAAAGGTTGCGCCAAAGCAGCAATCGGCTTGGGCGCACGCGTGGAAATTACCGAAATTGACCCGATCAATGCGCTGCAAGCCGCGATGGAAGGCTATAAGGTGGTGACGATGGAGGATGCCTCCGTTTATGGCGATATCTTTGTGACAACAACTGGTAATATCGATGTGATTACTCGCGAACATATGGATAAAATGAAAACGCAAGCGATTGTGTGTAACATTGGCCATTTTGATTCTGAAGTGCAAGTGGGCTCGTTGTATTCAGATAAAAAATTGAAACGCATCGAAGTGAAGCCGCAAGTGGATCAATTTGTATGGCCGAATGGCAAGGTGATTACAGTTTTAGCCGAAGGTCGTTTGGTTAATTTAGGTTGCGCGACAGGGCATCCGAGTTTCGTGATGAGCGCCTCTTTTACGAATCAAGTGATGGCGCAAATTGAATTGTGGTCGGAACGCAATTCCGGAAAATATAAAAATGAACTTTATATTTTACCTAAAGAATTGGATGAAAAGGTGGCTCGACTCCATTTAGGAAAATTAGGCGTAAAGCTAACGAAACTGACTCCAAAACAAGCAGAGTATTTGGGTATTAAAGTCGAGGGTCCTTATAAACCAGAGCATTATCGGTATTGA
- a CDS encoding energy transducer TonB has protein sequence MADRLYFTRISICFGVALLFHFIFLNQSWFKKESISYSVTQGVSLPQLHLFQPDVFASDKINVQPQIPQPPKTTDPVPSATITKPSLKASPTFPTTQSSQKPSQTLTKHKPATSSTQQPSGATFTAAPDSLHNSPPLYPDIARQKGQEGFVLLQVQVSEQGIPLNVQLLKSSRFPLLDQAALKSVRQWKFKPAQFNGHPIASQVNVPIQFRLSDPL, from the coding sequence ATGGCTGATCGACTTTATTTCACTCGGATTTCGATCTGTTTTGGTGTTGCTCTACTTTTTCATTTCATCTTTCTCAATCAATCTTGGTTTAAAAAAGAGAGCATTTCTTATTCCGTTACTCAAGGCGTCTCACTGCCGCAACTTCATCTTTTTCAACCCGATGTTTTCGCCAGCGACAAAATCAACGTTCAACCACAAATCCCTCAACCACCCAAAACAACCGATCCTGTTCCTTCTGCCACTATAACAAAACCTTCTTTAAAAGCCTCACCCACTTTCCCGACTACTCAATCTTCACAAAAACCGTCTCAAACCCTTACCAAACACAAACCTGCCACCTCTTCAACACAACAACCTTCTGGGGCTACTTTTACTGCCGCACCCGATTCATTGCATAACTCTCCGCCTCTCTATCCCGATATTGCACGACAAAAAGGTCAGGAAGGTTTCGTACTATTACAAGTACAAGTTTCAGAACAAGGAATTCCTTTAAACGTTCAACTCCTAAAAAGCAGCCGATTTCCGTTGCTCGATCAAGCTGCTTTGAAATCAGTGCGTCAATGGAAATTTAAACCTGCGCAATTCAATGGTCATCCTATTGCTTCTCAAGTAAACGTCCCCATTCAATTCCGACTTTCTGATCCTCTTTAA
- a CDS encoding valine--tRNA ligase yields MSSLSTAYEPKHVEEKWYADWLKENYFHADPHSSKPAFSIVIPPPNVTGVLTMGHVLNNTIQDILCRKARMEGKEVLWLPGTDHAGIATQTVVERELKKTEKKTRRDLGREEFLKRVWNWKEKHGGIIIQQLKKLGCSCDWERERFTMDEAYSRRVAEVFIDLYQKGLIYRGKRMVNWCPVSLTALSDEEVIPKPQQSTLYYVKYEIVEKPGTFLEIATTRPETIMGDTAVAVNPEDPRYKNFIGLHCRRPLPEEKQEAILIIGDSHIDKEFGTGVLKVTPAHDKADFEIGQHHQLPIIDIMNPNGTMNALAGEDFQNLDRFEARKLAVEKLKILGLLIREEPYQNNVGFSERADVPIEPRLSEQWFLKYPKTQEARHAVHKHLIRFFPERWEKVYDHWLENIQDWCISRQLWWGHRIPVWYNKKNLSEIKVSLTSPGEDWEQDSDVLDTWFSSWLWPFDTMDEKTLAKFYPTSVLVTGPDIIFFWVARMIMAGLEYKNEIPFHDVYFTGIIRDKQGRKMSKSLGNSPDPLDLISKYGADGLRFGLMRIAPQGQDIRFDETQIVEGRNFCNKLWNACRFRLLQGPIDPQADPSKHQLTLFTQDLLAKLNDTLTKMNRAFEGYHFNEMAQTLYDFVWGDFCDWFLEVAKAEFNSSSNESRKQVTLATIDYTLSHILRLLHPLTPFITEELWHELGFDQGTIQFANWPQPSSHFSSEPKAEMIYQSVSKARTLRTHYNIPSNKKVRWLLQVKEPWIQNELHVIQTLLNAQTLEFITEDNIAPVCLTDLGKFYLPLEGLIDREAEKTRLAKELEKTKKDWDQTQTKLNNPSFAEKVPPSVLQEHQERAKKLEEKIDQLQVQLKNLDNLS; encoded by the coding sequence ATGTCGTCACTTAGCACTGCTTACGAACCCAAACATGTGGAAGAAAAATGGTATGCCGATTGGCTGAAAGAAAATTATTTTCACGCTGATCCTCATTCCTCAAAACCCGCTTTTTCCATCGTGATCCCTCCTCCCAACGTCACAGGCGTCCTAACCATGGGGCATGTTCTCAATAACACCATTCAAGACATTCTTTGCCGCAAAGCCCGTATGGAAGGCAAAGAGGTGCTCTGGCTACCTGGCACCGATCACGCCGGCATCGCCACTCAAACGGTTGTGGAGCGCGAACTCAAAAAAACAGAAAAGAAAACACGACGCGATTTGGGCCGTGAAGAATTTTTAAAACGCGTTTGGAATTGGAAAGAAAAACACGGCGGCATTATCATTCAACAGCTCAAAAAATTAGGTTGCTCGTGCGATTGGGAGCGCGAACGCTTCACCATGGATGAAGCTTACTCACGTCGAGTCGCAGAAGTTTTTATCGATCTTTACCAAAAAGGTCTCATCTACCGAGGTAAACGCATGGTCAACTGGTGTCCGGTTTCCCTTACCGCACTAAGTGATGAAGAAGTGATTCCTAAACCTCAGCAAAGCACACTTTATTACGTCAAATATGAAATTGTAGAAAAACCGGGAACCTTTTTAGAAATTGCCACTACTCGTCCTGAAACCATCATGGGCGACACTGCGGTTGCCGTAAATCCGGAAGACCCACGCTACAAAAATTTTATTGGTCTACATTGTCGACGACCTCTGCCTGAAGAAAAACAAGAAGCCATTCTGATCATTGGCGATTCGCACATCGATAAAGAGTTTGGCACTGGCGTTTTGAAAGTAACACCAGCCCATGATAAAGCCGACTTTGAAATCGGCCAACATCATCAGCTACCCATTATCGACATCATGAACCCTAACGGCACAATGAACGCACTCGCGGGCGAAGATTTCCAAAATCTCGATCGATTTGAAGCGAGAAAATTGGCAGTCGAAAAATTGAAAATTCTTGGATTACTCATTCGCGAAGAGCCCTATCAAAATAATGTCGGTTTTAGCGAACGTGCTGATGTGCCCATCGAACCGCGCTTGAGCGAACAATGGTTTTTAAAATATCCCAAAACTCAAGAAGCACGCCATGCCGTACACAAGCACCTCATTCGCTTTTTTCCCGAACGTTGGGAAAAGGTTTACGATCACTGGCTCGAAAACATTCAAGATTGGTGTATTTCTCGACAACTTTGGTGGGGGCACCGAATTCCGGTTTGGTATAATAAAAAAAATCTATCGGAAATTAAAGTTTCCCTCACGTCCCCAGGAGAAGATTGGGAGCAAGATTCCGACGTTTTAGACACTTGGTTTTCTTCATGGCTTTGGCCATTTGACACCATGGATGAAAAAACGTTGGCAAAATTTTATCCCACGAGCGTTCTAGTCACCGGTCCCGATATTATCTTTTTCTGGGTAGCGCGAATGATTATGGCTGGTTTGGAATATAAAAATGAAATTCCTTTCCACGACGTTTACTTCACCGGCATCATTCGCGATAAACAAGGGCGTAAAATGTCTAAATCCCTTGGCAATTCCCCCGATCCTCTGGATTTAATCAGCAAATATGGCGCAGACGGTTTACGCTTCGGACTCATGCGCATCGCACCACAAGGTCAAGACATTCGATTTGACGAAACGCAAATTGTTGAAGGACGCAATTTCTGCAACAAACTTTGGAACGCTTGTCGCTTTCGTCTATTGCAAGGCCCAATTGATCCCCAAGCCGATCCCAGCAAACATCAACTCACACTTTTCACACAAGATCTTTTAGCAAAATTAAACGATACCCTTACGAAAATGAACCGTGCATTTGAGGGTTATCATTTCAACGAAATGGCGCAAACTCTTTACGATTTTGTCTGGGGCGATTTTTGCGACTGGTTTTTGGAAGTAGCCAAAGCCGAATTCAATTCCTCTTCCAACGAATCTCGCAAACAAGTCACCCTCGCAACAATTGATTACACTTTGTCGCACATCTTGCGTTTACTCCATCCCTTAACTCCTTTTATCACAGAGGAATTATGGCATGAACTAGGTTTTGATCAGGGCACCATTCAATTCGCAAATTGGCCACAACCTTCTTCACATTTTTCATCTGAACCTAAAGCTGAAATGATTTACCAATCTGTCAGTAAAGCGCGCACTCTACGAACTCATTACAATATTCCATCCAACAAAAAAGTGCGCTGGCTGCTACAGGTAAAGGAACCATGGATTCAAAACGAACTGCATGTCATTCAAACTTTGTTGAATGCTCAAACTTTAGAATTTATTACGGAAGACAATATTGCTCCAGTTTGTTTGACAGACCTCGGCAAATTTTACTTACCTTTAGAGGGTTTGATTGATCGAGAAGCAGAAAAAACGCGGCTCGCTAAAGAACTGGAAAAAACAAAAAAAGATTGGGATCAAACTCAAACTAAATTAAATAATCCATCCTTCGCAGAAAAAGTGCCTCCATCCGTTTTACAAGAACATCAAGAACGCGCCAAAAAGCTCGAAGAAAAAATTGATCAACTGCAGGTTCAACTAAAAAACCTAGATAACCTTTCTTAG
- the hemG gene encoding protoporphyrinogen oxidase: MKSVLIIGAGLSGLTTATALKKSGYSITLLEASQSPGGVAQTILKNGFRCELGPNTFLVSQPETVQFLKENALWENAMDAAPRAKNRFVVKNEKLTPLPINPLSLLFTPLISWQGKRQLWHGLLSSSPVKSEETIANFFRQEFGKEILQEMVDPFISGIWAGNPEQLILRHAFPKLYHIKNESKNLVHTFLKKKKTGVKRRLISWPEGLGFLSQKLASHQTIHYQTEALALTQKNNQFHVETNKQTFTSDFVILATSLSQVSKLLTPIIPEPKNFTTLPQASLNVIHLGFHRAAIKHPLNGFGVLISRKRNIRTLGALFSSTLFPQRAPNNHILLTAFLGGVQDPEAITLSDEMLLEQVQSDLGPLLGITQKPTFHHIVRWPQAIPQYDIHYDSFLDFCQNVERQFPGLYLLGNYRGGISLENVILNALKLSDFFPSTNSHKR, from the coding sequence ATGAAATCAGTGCTTATTATCGGTGCCGGACTATCCGGACTCACTACAGCCACTGCTTTAAAAAAAAGCGGCTATTCCATTACACTGTTAGAAGCATCTCAATCGCCCGGTGGCGTGGCTCAAACTATTTTAAAAAATGGATTCCGTTGCGAATTAGGCCCCAACACTTTTTTAGTTTCCCAACCTGAAACAGTCCAATTTCTTAAAGAAAATGCTCTCTGGGAAAATGCAATGGATGCCGCGCCTAGGGCCAAAAATCGTTTTGTAGTAAAAAATGAAAAACTAACTCCTCTTCCCATCAATCCTCTATCTCTATTATTCACCCCTCTCATTTCCTGGCAGGGAAAACGTCAACTTTGGCATGGGCTCCTTTCCTCATCTCCTGTAAAGTCTGAAGAAACAATTGCCAACTTTTTCCGTCAAGAATTTGGAAAAGAAATTTTACAAGAAATGGTGGATCCTTTTATCTCAGGCATTTGGGCAGGCAACCCAGAACAACTCATTTTACGTCATGCCTTTCCCAAGCTTTATCACATCAAAAATGAGTCAAAAAATTTAGTTCACACCTTTTTAAAAAAGAAAAAAACAGGCGTAAAACGCCGTTTAATTTCGTGGCCAGAAGGCCTGGGATTTCTCAGCCAGAAACTTGCTTCTCATCAAACGATTCATTATCAAACGGAGGCACTAGCCCTCACTCAAAAAAACAATCAATTCCATGTCGAAACCAACAAACAAACTTTCACTAGCGACTTTGTTATTTTAGCCACATCTCTTTCACAAGTCAGTAAACTGCTAACTCCGATCATTCCAGAACCTAAAAATTTTACGACCCTTCCACAAGCCTCACTCAACGTTATTCATCTGGGTTTCCATCGTGCTGCGATTAAACATCCTTTAAACGGATTTGGCGTTTTAATTAGTCGCAAAAGAAACATTCGCACATTGGGTGCCCTTTTTTCTTCCACACTTTTCCCCCAACGGGCGCCTAACAATCACATTCTCTTAACCGCTTTTCTCGGAGGCGTTCAAGATCCAGAAGCTATCACGCTCTCAGACGAAATGCTTTTGGAACAAGTTCAAAGCGATCTCGGCCCTTTGCTAGGCATCACCCAAAAACCAACTTTTCACCATATCGTTCGCTGGCCTCAAGCCATTCCACAATACGATATCCATTACGATTCTTTTTTGGATTTCTGCCAAAATGTGGAACGCCAATTTCCTGGTCTTTATCTCTTAGGCAACTATCGCGGCGGCATCTCTTTAGAGAACGTTATTTTAAATGCTCTAAAATTGAGCGATTTCTTTCCTTCGACAAATTCTCATAAGCGATAA
- a CDS encoding NAD(P)-dependent oxidoreductase — protein sequence MRIGVFGLGTIGSIWARHWRADGHEVRVWNRTPKPEFPGFSSDPETVARDADLIAIVVSDAKAVEKVLATIQKKLNKRTVVAQHSTIGFDETRRFAKWVEQKKAQFLDMPFSGSRGESEKRQTLFFVGEKENVLERVEPVYHRISQGIFRVGDIGQGTALKLALNLFAANLYQGLAEGYALAEKAGVPGEIFFSALAQHSCRSALTDAKREKILEKEYTSNFSLQNMHKDLHLIMKFAKKISQPIPQTQTLIKSYEKAKKMGLSESDFSSVIETLRPARIAAQSAAGRSKK from the coding sequence ATGCGTATTGGCGTTTTTGGATTAGGCACGATTGGTTCGATTTGGGCGCGTCATTGGCGCGCAGATGGTCATGAAGTGCGCGTTTGGAATCGCACGCCTAAACCTGAATTTCCCGGTTTTTCCAGTGACCCAGAAACGGTCGCGCGCGATGCTGATCTCATTGCGATTGTGGTGTCCGATGCAAAAGCTGTCGAAAAAGTTTTGGCTACAATTCAGAAAAAATTGAATAAACGCACGGTGGTCGCGCAACATAGCACAATCGGTTTTGATGAAACGCGACGTTTTGCAAAATGGGTAGAACAAAAAAAAGCGCAATTTTTAGACATGCCTTTTAGCGGAAGTCGTGGCGAATCCGAAAAACGACAGACGCTATTTTTTGTGGGCGAAAAAGAGAATGTTTTAGAGAGAGTTGAACCGGTGTATCATCGCATTAGCCAGGGCATTTTTCGTGTGGGCGACATCGGACAAGGCACAGCATTAAAGTTGGCATTGAATTTGTTTGCTGCGAACTTGTATCAAGGGTTAGCCGAGGGTTATGCCCTTGCCGAAAAAGCGGGTGTGCCAGGAGAAATCTTTTTTTCTGCGTTAGCGCAACACAGTTGTCGCTCGGCATTGACTGACGCAAAACGAGAAAAAATTCTTGAAAAAGAATATACTTCTAATTTTTCGTTGCAGAATATGCATAAGGATTTGCATTTGATTATGAAATTCGCAAAAAAAATTTCGCAACCTATTCCACAAACCCAAACTTTGATAAAAAGTTATGAAAAAGCAAAAAAGATGGGTTTAAGTGAATCCGATTTTTCTTCGGTGATTGAGACTTTAAGGCCTGCCCGCATTGCTGCGCAAAGCGCTGCGGGCAGGAGTAAAAAATAA
- a CDS encoding NAD(P)/FAD-dependent oxidoreductase, with product MNYDVLIIGAGHNGLTCACYLAKAGLKVAVVERRSIAGGAVCTEDNIIPGYKIDVGSSAHIMIHLTPVLHDLELHRFGLEYLDMDPWASYPIPGTNQIIFFWRDLDKTCESIAQISPSDAETYRHFVLQWQKLNEAIFDTFLQPPTFRNLVWTFLRHNFRDRNQRKLWSNLDMVRQLMAPYRQLIEEKFTNEHIRTALEWLAAQAGPAPTELAAGDLLGWNAMIHKSGAKRAKGGSGALTQAMAKRFLQDGGKLFLDAEIVEVTHAQAQWHVTTQTGQNFHAKKIVCAMHIVPFFTKLLKDCPEKLKKRITNVRVGNGFGMIVRHAVSELPRYTNTEHDALAHRGLQLLCPNREHLLSSYLDYQAGLPPQNPSVVAMTFTALDSSLAPTGKHLLFTWGQWHPYALANGENWDNIAQREADKLYQLVCHYAPNMQNKLIDRYIQTPLEIEKRLGLVNANVMHLEMSLDQMFFFRPLPELSRYEVPDLPNLYLTGASTHPGGGVFAASGYNTAQVILKKK from the coding sequence ATGAACTACGATGTTCTCATCATCGGCGCGGGTCACAACGGCCTCACCTGTGCCTGTTATCTGGCCAAAGCGGGATTAAAAGTGGCAGTGGTAGAACGTCGCTCTATTGCCGGCGGCGCCGTTTGCACAGAAGATAATATTATTCCTGGCTATAAAATTGATGTCGGCTCTTCCGCTCATATCATGATACATCTTACGCCGGTTTTGCACGATCTCGAACTTCACCGTTTTGGACTTGAATATTTGGATATGGATCCGTGGGCGAGTTATCCAATTCCCGGAACCAACCAAATCATTTTTTTCTGGCGCGATCTCGATAAAACCTGTGAAAGCATTGCACAAATATCCCCATCCGATGCGGAAACCTATCGCCATTTTGTTTTACAGTGGCAAAAGTTAAACGAAGCCATCTTCGACACTTTTCTGCAGCCACCTACTTTTCGAAATTTAGTTTGGACTTTTCTGCGTCACAACTTTCGCGATCGCAACCAACGAAAACTCTGGTCGAATCTCGACATGGTTCGACAACTCATGGCACCTTATCGACAGCTCATTGAAGAAAAATTTACCAATGAACACATTCGGACAGCATTAGAATGGCTAGCTGCACAAGCAGGACCGGCGCCCACGGAGCTTGCAGCCGGCGATTTATTAGGATGGAATGCCATGATTCATAAAAGCGGCGCAAAACGTGCTAAAGGCGGGAGCGGCGCCTTAACTCAGGCCATGGCTAAACGATTTTTGCAAGATGGTGGTAAACTTTTTCTCGATGCTGAAATAGTTGAAGTCACACACGCCCAAGCTCAATGGCACGTCACAACCCAAACGGGTCAAAATTTTCATGCAAAAAAAATTGTCTGCGCCATGCATATCGTGCCTTTTTTTACGAAACTTTTGAAAGATTGTCCTGAAAAACTCAAAAAACGCATTACCAACGTGCGCGTCGGCAATGGATTTGGCATGATCGTGCGCCACGCCGTTTCCGAACTTCCTCGCTATACTAATACCGAACACGATGCTTTAGCCCATCGCGGCCTTCAACTGTTATGCCCCAATCGTGAACATCTTTTGAGTTCCTATCTCGATTATCAAGCCGGCTTACCTCCACAAAATCCTTCTGTTGTTGCGATGACTTTTACCGCTTTGGATTCCTCGCTCGCACCTACGGGAAAGCATCTTTTATTTACTTGGGGACAATGGCATCCTTACGCGCTAGCAAATGGAGAGAATTGGGATAACATCGCCCAACGCGAAGCCGACAAACTCTATCAACTCGTCTGTCACTATGCACCAAACATGCAAAATAAATTAATCGATCGCTACATCCAAACTCCTTTAGAAATTGAAAAGCGATTAGGCCTTGTGAACGCAAATGTGATGCATTTGGAAATGAGTTTGGATCAAATGTTTTTTTTCCGCCCTCTACCCGAACTTTCGCGCTACGAAGTCCCTGATTTACCCAATCTTTATCTCACCGGCGCCAGCACTCATCCTGGTGGCGGCGTTTTTGCGGCTAGCGGCTACAACACCGCTCAAGTGATTTTGAAGAAAAAATAA
- the metK gene encoding methionine adenosyltransferase: MNRDFIFSSESVGEGHPDKVCDTISDAILDACLAQDKFSRVACETLCKSNLVVIAGEITTRAELELGKIAREAIRRIGYVHDDDVFHADRVIITNAITRQSSDIAQGVDARKADGKKTAEQGAGDQGLMFGFACNETRELMPAPIMYAHRLGRQLTAIRKTGKVKWLRPDAKSQVSVRYENGKPVGVTAVVISTQHAANVSHSEIERFLINEVVKKVIPERMLDKKTEFLMNPTGKFVIGGPQGDAGLTGRKIIVDTYGGMGRHGGGAFSGKDPSKVDRSAAYMGRYVAKNIVAAGLADRVEVQFAYAIGHPKPVSVFIDTFGTHKVDEKKIFKAVNKVFSFKPADIVKQLNLLRPIYSRTTNYGHFGHASGLKEVPWENTDKAKILRKEVGL; encoded by the coding sequence ATGAATCGAGATTTTATTTTTTCTTCCGAGTCGGTGGGCGAGGGACATCCTGATAAGGTTTGCGACACGATTTCCGATGCTATTCTGGACGCGTGTTTGGCACAGGATAAATTTTCACGAGTCGCCTGTGAAACACTTTGTAAAAGTAATTTAGTGGTGATTGCTGGAGAAATTACCACTCGAGCGGAGTTGGAATTGGGAAAAATTGCACGCGAAGCGATTCGTCGTATCGGTTATGTGCATGATGATGATGTGTTTCATGCTGATCGTGTGATTATTACTAATGCCATTACGCGACAAAGCTCTGATATTGCTCAAGGTGTGGACGCGCGCAAAGCGGATGGTAAAAAAACGGCTGAGCAAGGTGCGGGTGATCAAGGTTTGATGTTTGGTTTCGCTTGTAATGAAACGCGCGAGTTGATGCCAGCGCCCATTATGTATGCGCATCGTTTGGGCCGGCAATTAACAGCGATTCGCAAGACCGGAAAAGTCAAATGGTTGCGTCCCGACGCAAAAAGCCAGGTTTCGGTGCGTTATGAAAATGGCAAACCCGTTGGGGTAACGGCGGTTGTTATTTCCACGCAACATGCAGCAAATGTTTCGCATAGCGAAATTGAGCGATTTTTGATTAACGAAGTGGTGAAAAAAGTGATTCCCGAACGCATGTTGGATAAAAAAACGGAATTTTTAATGAATCCCACAGGGAAATTTGTAATCGGGGGGCCGCAAGGTGATGCAGGTTTGACGGGAAGAAAAATTATTGTCGACACGTATGGTGGCATGGGTCGTCATGGCGGTGGCGCATTTAGCGGAAAGGATCCGAGCAAAGTGGATCGTAGCGCGGCTTACATGGGTCGCTATGTTGCTAAAAATATTGTGGCGGCAGGGTTGGCAGATCGTGTTGAAGTGCAGTTTGCTTATGCGATTGGACATCCGAAACCGGTTTCCGTTTTTATTGATACTTTTGGAACACATAAGGTGGATGAGAAAAAAATATTCAAAGCGGTTAACAAAGTTTTTAGTTTTAAACCTGCGGATATTGTTAAGCAGTTAAATTTATTGCGACCCATTTATAGTCGCACAACGAATTATGGTCATTTCGGTCATGCTTCTGGCTTGAAAGAAGTGCCGTGGGAAAATACGGATAAAGCAAAAATTTTACGAAAAGAAGTTGGATTATAA
- a CDS encoding metalloregulator ArsR/SmtB family transcription factor translates to MNWVQALKLLADPTRLRLLAVLQHDNLSVAELQEVLNMGQSRISTHLGILRKGGLLIDQREGKKIFYQWPPDLAPSLIQLIQTTLEHATLSREFARDQETLKTVLKRRREQTQAYFNALAGRADKKYCPGRSWQNLAHLFLELIPPSLEIADLGAGEGLISRSLALRAKKVIAVDNSEKMVKHSQQQAEKLGLKNLEFRMGDLEAPPIEKNSVDVVIFSQALHHAANPQRALQAAYTLLRNQGKLLILDLKQHHYEAARKLYSDTWLGFRENDLTRWLKRCGFTQVFCRLLEREEKKPHFQPLLASAIK, encoded by the coding sequence ATGAATTGGGTGCAGGCATTAAAACTTTTAGCAGACCCCACACGCTTGCGACTCTTAGCCGTCTTGCAACACGACAATCTTTCCGTAGCCGAATTACAAGAGGTGTTAAACATGGGACAATCCCGCATCTCCACCCATCTTGGCATTTTACGAAAAGGAGGTTTGTTAATCGACCAACGCGAAGGAAAAAAAATCTTTTATCAATGGCCACCGGATCTCGCGCCTTCTCTTATCCAATTAATTCAAACAACGTTGGAACATGCCACCCTATCGCGTGAATTTGCTCGAGACCAAGAAACATTAAAAACTGTCTTAAAGCGTCGACGAGAACAAACTCAAGCCTATTTCAATGCTCTCGCCGGTCGCGCGGATAAAAAGTATTGCCCCGGACGTTCGTGGCAAAATTTGGCTCACCTTTTCCTAGAATTAATTCCGCCTTCTTTAGAAATTGCGGATTTAGGAGCGGGCGAAGGTCTCATTTCCCGTTCATTGGCTTTGCGCGCTAAAAAGGTAATCGCTGTAGATAACTCCGAAAAAATGGTGAAACACAGTCAACAACAAGCAGAAAAATTAGGGTTAAAAAATTTGGAATTTCGCATGGGCGACCTGGAAGCGCCGCCAATTGAAAAAAATTCTGTGGATGTCGTCATTTTCAGCCAAGCTTTGCATCATGCCGCTAACCCCCAGCGCGCCTTGCAAGCGGCATATACTTTGTTGCGCAATCAGGGAAAACTTTTGATTTTAGATTTGAAACAGCATCATTACGAAGCGGCTCGTAAATTGTATTCCGACACCTGGCTTGGCTTTCGAGAAAATGATTTAACTCGCTGGCTCAAACGCTGCGGTTTCACCCAGGTCTTCTGCCGCTTGTTGGAGCGAGAAGAGAAAAAACCTCATTTTCAACCATTACTCGCAAGCGCAATAAAATAA